One window from the genome of Malus domestica chromosome 01, GDT2T_hap1 encodes:
- the LOC103413018 gene encoding jasmonoyl--L-amino acid synthetase JAR4 isoform X1, which translates to MPLQKSESVKMLEKVDEFDMEKIIEDFEAMTKDAERVQRKTLKKILEENGSVEYLQGFGLNGRTDPESFKACVPLVTHQDVDPYIQRIADGDSSPILTGKPVPTFSLSSGTTQGRPKSVPFNDELMETTMQIFQTSFAFRNREYPIANGKALQFIYGSKHLKTRGGLATGTATTNVYRNQKFKNTMKSVQSQCCSPDEVIFGPDFQQSLYCHLLCGLIFNDEVQMISSTFAHSIVLAFGTFELLWEELCANIRDGVLSDRITVPSIRSAVSKLLTPNPELADLIHGKCSGLSNWYGLIPALFPNAKYIYGIMTGSMEPYLKKLRHYAGELPLVSADYGASEGWIGANVNPTLPAELSTFAVLPNIGYFEFIPMKNNRGEQPVGLTEVKVGEEYEVVLTNVAGLYRYRLGDVVKVVGFYNSTPELKFVCRSNLLLTINIDKNTEKDLQLSVEEAAKILAAEKLEVVDFSSHVDLSTDPGHYVIFLELNGEPSHEVLRECCNCLDKSFVDPGYMSSRKVNTIGPLELRILRKGTFQEILNYYIAQGTVVNQFKTPRCVGPNNTKVLQLLCGNVVRSFFSTAYN; encoded by the exons ATGCCTCTTCAG AAGTCAGAATCTGTGAAGATGTTGGAGAAGGTGGACGAGTTCGATATGGAGAAAATCATAGAGGACTTCGAAGCAATGACAAAGGATGCTGAGAGGGTTCAGAGAAAAACCCTGAAGAAGATTTTGGAAGAAAACGGATCCGTGGAGTATTTGCAGGGTTTCGGACTTAACGGAAGAACTGATCCAGAAAGTTTCAAGGCTTGTGTTCCGCTTGTTACTCACCAGGATGTGGACCCTTATATTCAGAGAATTGCAGATGGTGATTCCTCTCCCATCCTCACTGGGAAACCAGTCCCAACCTTCTCATTGAG CTCTGGTACTACTCAGGGAAGGCCAAAGTCCGTGCCTTTCAACGACGAATTGATGGAAACTACCATGCAGATATTTCAAACTTCTTTCGCGTTTAGAAACAG GGAGTACCCCATTGCGAATGGAAAGGCTTTGCAGTTTATCTATGGCAGCAAGCACCTGAAAACGCGAGGCGGTTTGGCAACCGGAACTGCCACCACCAACGTTTACCGCAATCAGAAGTTCAAAAACACAATGAAATCAGTGCAGTCTCAATGCTGCAGCCCAGACGAAGTGATATTCGGCCCCGATTTCCAACAATCGTTGTATTGCCATCTCTTGTGTGGCCTAATATTCAACGATGAAGTTCAGATGATATCCTCTACATTTGCTCATAGCATTGTCCTTGCATTCGGAACCTTCGAGCTGCTGTGGGAAGAACTATGTGCTAACATTCGAGATGGGGTACTCAGCGACCGAATCACAGTGCCATCAATCCGATCAGCTGTGTCGAAACTGCTCACCCCGAACCCTGAATTGGCTGATTTGATTCATGGAAAATGTTCAGGATTGAGTAACTGGTATGGATTGATACCAGCACTATTTCCCAATGCCAAGTACATTTATGGGATCATGACAGGGTCCATGGAGCCTTATTTGAAGAAACTGAGGCACTATGCGGGGGAGTTGCCATTGGTGAGTGCAGATTATGGCGCTTCTGAAGGGTGGATTGGGGCAAATGTCAACCCTACATTGCCCGCTGAGTTGTCTACTTTTGCTGTGCTCCCAAATATTGGGTACTTTGAGTTCATCCCTATGAAGAACAACCGTGGTGAGCAGCCAGTTGGACTCACTGAAGTCAAGGTTGGTGAAGAGTATGAGGTGGTCCTCACTAATGTTGCAG GTTTGTACCGTTACAGACTAGGAgatgtagtgaaggttgtggGGTTCTACAACTCAACTCCGGAGCTCAAGTTCGTGTGCCGGAGCAATCTTTTGCTTACTATTAACATTGACAAGAACACCGAGAAAGATTTGCAACTATCCGTTGAAGAAGCTGCAAAGATTTTAGCTGCAGAAAAGTTGGAAGTTGTTGATTTCTCAAGCCATGTGGACTTGTCCACGGATCCAGGTCACTATGTCATATTTCTGGAACTCAATGGTGAACCAAGCCATGAGGTTCTTCGTGAGTGCTGCAACTGTTTGGACAAATCTTTTGTTGATCCGGGATACATGAGTTCGCGCAAGGTCAACACCATAGGCCCGCTCGAGCTTCGAATTCTTCGTAAGGGAACCTTCCAAGAGATTCTAAACTATTACATAGCTCAAGGAACTGTTGTTAACCAGTTCAAAACACCAAGATGTGTAGGGCCTAACAACACCAAGGTTTTGCAACTCTTGTGTGGCAACGTGGTTAGGAGCTTCTTTAGTACTGCCTATAACTAA
- the LOC103413018 gene encoding jasmonoyl--L-amino acid synthetase JAR4 isoform X2: protein MLEKVDEFDMEKIIEDFEAMTKDAERVQRKTLKKILEENGSVEYLQGFGLNGRTDPESFKACVPLVTHQDVDPYIQRIADGDSSPILTGKPVPTFSLSSGTTQGRPKSVPFNDELMETTMQIFQTSFAFRNREYPIANGKALQFIYGSKHLKTRGGLATGTATTNVYRNQKFKNTMKSVQSQCCSPDEVIFGPDFQQSLYCHLLCGLIFNDEVQMISSTFAHSIVLAFGTFELLWEELCANIRDGVLSDRITVPSIRSAVSKLLTPNPELADLIHGKCSGLSNWYGLIPALFPNAKYIYGIMTGSMEPYLKKLRHYAGELPLVSADYGASEGWIGANVNPTLPAELSTFAVLPNIGYFEFIPMKNNRGEQPVGLTEVKVGEEYEVVLTNVAGLYRYRLGDVVKVVGFYNSTPELKFVCRSNLLLTINIDKNTEKDLQLSVEEAAKILAAEKLEVVDFSSHVDLSTDPGHYVIFLELNGEPSHEVLRECCNCLDKSFVDPGYMSSRKVNTIGPLELRILRKGTFQEILNYYIAQGTVVNQFKTPRCVGPNNTKVLQLLCGNVVRSFFSTAYN from the exons ATGTTGGAGAAGGTGGACGAGTTCGATATGGAGAAAATCATAGAGGACTTCGAAGCAATGACAAAGGATGCTGAGAGGGTTCAGAGAAAAACCCTGAAGAAGATTTTGGAAGAAAACGGATCCGTGGAGTATTTGCAGGGTTTCGGACTTAACGGAAGAACTGATCCAGAAAGTTTCAAGGCTTGTGTTCCGCTTGTTACTCACCAGGATGTGGACCCTTATATTCAGAGAATTGCAGATGGTGATTCCTCTCCCATCCTCACTGGGAAACCAGTCCCAACCTTCTCATTGAG CTCTGGTACTACTCAGGGAAGGCCAAAGTCCGTGCCTTTCAACGACGAATTGATGGAAACTACCATGCAGATATTTCAAACTTCTTTCGCGTTTAGAAACAG GGAGTACCCCATTGCGAATGGAAAGGCTTTGCAGTTTATCTATGGCAGCAAGCACCTGAAAACGCGAGGCGGTTTGGCAACCGGAACTGCCACCACCAACGTTTACCGCAATCAGAAGTTCAAAAACACAATGAAATCAGTGCAGTCTCAATGCTGCAGCCCAGACGAAGTGATATTCGGCCCCGATTTCCAACAATCGTTGTATTGCCATCTCTTGTGTGGCCTAATATTCAACGATGAAGTTCAGATGATATCCTCTACATTTGCTCATAGCATTGTCCTTGCATTCGGAACCTTCGAGCTGCTGTGGGAAGAACTATGTGCTAACATTCGAGATGGGGTACTCAGCGACCGAATCACAGTGCCATCAATCCGATCAGCTGTGTCGAAACTGCTCACCCCGAACCCTGAATTGGCTGATTTGATTCATGGAAAATGTTCAGGATTGAGTAACTGGTATGGATTGATACCAGCACTATTTCCCAATGCCAAGTACATTTATGGGATCATGACAGGGTCCATGGAGCCTTATTTGAAGAAACTGAGGCACTATGCGGGGGAGTTGCCATTGGTGAGTGCAGATTATGGCGCTTCTGAAGGGTGGATTGGGGCAAATGTCAACCCTACATTGCCCGCTGAGTTGTCTACTTTTGCTGTGCTCCCAAATATTGGGTACTTTGAGTTCATCCCTATGAAGAACAACCGTGGTGAGCAGCCAGTTGGACTCACTGAAGTCAAGGTTGGTGAAGAGTATGAGGTGGTCCTCACTAATGTTGCAG GTTTGTACCGTTACAGACTAGGAgatgtagtgaaggttgtggGGTTCTACAACTCAACTCCGGAGCTCAAGTTCGTGTGCCGGAGCAATCTTTTGCTTACTATTAACATTGACAAGAACACCGAGAAAGATTTGCAACTATCCGTTGAAGAAGCTGCAAAGATTTTAGCTGCAGAAAAGTTGGAAGTTGTTGATTTCTCAAGCCATGTGGACTTGTCCACGGATCCAGGTCACTATGTCATATTTCTGGAACTCAATGGTGAACCAAGCCATGAGGTTCTTCGTGAGTGCTGCAACTGTTTGGACAAATCTTTTGTTGATCCGGGATACATGAGTTCGCGCAAGGTCAACACCATAGGCCCGCTCGAGCTTCGAATTCTTCGTAAGGGAACCTTCCAAGAGATTCTAAACTATTACATAGCTCAAGGAACTGTTGTTAACCAGTTCAAAACACCAAGATGTGTAGGGCCTAACAACACCAAGGTTTTGCAACTCTTGTGTGGCAACGTGGTTAGGAGCTTCTTTAGTACTGCCTATAACTAA